The DNA region CGGCTCCGAAAAGCACGCCGAGCAGCAGTGCCGGCAGCACCCACGATGCCTGAAGGAAAGGAATCAGGGCGTGGCGGGCGTCGGTCTTCACCAGCACGTACCACAGCAGCCCCAGGCCCAGGACCACCCTGAGGGCGGACAGGACTCGTCGGTTGATCACGCTCAGGTCAGTCTCCGATCGCGTGGGAGCGCAGTGTCACGACGCCCGCGGTGGCTTGCGAGCGAACATGTACTGTTCTCCCTGCGTGCCTGTGAGCCACTGGATCGCATAGAGGCCACGCATTCCTGCCTTGAACACCTTGCTCGCATCGAGGCGCGACAGCGGAAACTCATAGCCTTTGTGCTGTTCAATGGATAATCCGGTATCATCCACAAGTCGTGCCAACGACCGCATGGTGAAATAGTAGGTGTGGAACGGATTGTAGAGCCTGTCACCAAAGCCTTGCGCTATCGCCGGGAGCGGCCGGCGAAGAACGTGGTAAATCGAGTACATCAGGCTATCGTGATTGAGCGTGGCGATACCGAGAAGCCCCCCGGGACAAAGCCAGCTTTTCACCTTTTCCAGTACAGCCCTCGGGTCGACCAGATGCTCGATGCTGTCCCAGAGCACAACTGCCCCGAACGACCCTGGTTCAAGTTCCACCTCTTCAATGGGAGCGGCAATGACGACACCGTCCAGGCGTCGACGCGCAACTTCACGCAGCTCCGCCACGGGTTCTATGCCAACACAGTCGAAACCCAACGCCTCAAAACGAGCCAGGCAGTGCCCCGTGCTGCAGCCAACATCCAATACCCGCCTGACGGGAGCGTTCGCGACAGCAAGTTCGACGAACCGCGTGACGAAGGACAGATCATGCGTGGCCGTTTCGCTGTTCGTTGCGTATGCGGATTCGTGCAGCCGGCCTGTGCGGTGGGCCAGCACCATGCTGTCGACTGTAGGGGAGTCCGCGCGCAGAATCTGGCCACAGCCGTCGCATCGACCAATCGCCCCAAACGTGGTGCTGAACCATTGGCGCAGCTCAGTCGATCCGCACACGGCGCATGTGTCGAGTTGCATCCGTATCTCCCATCCTCGGGCCGGCTTGTAGCTGAGCGTGCGCGGTTCATTTCGCGGAATTTAACACAGGGATTCACAAGAATCGGACCGCCCTCCGGGCTGCGACCGTCTCTTCAGAAACGTTGAGCCGCAACGAGGAATAGCCCTTCCCGCGCTGATCGACATGGAGGCTTCGCGGAGTGTTGCGTCGGCGCAGCACGTCCCTGTAAGGCTCGTGCAACGGCAATGGCTGGCGTCCCCGTCTATTGCCAGCCGCCCGTCCGGCCGGCCCAGCGACACCGCGACGGGTCGCGAATCTGGCGAGGGTCATCTGCGATGAAGAGGGTCCCGGGAGAACCCGGGACCCTCTTCCCTCCAGCCGAACCGTCCGCAGAAGCTAGTTCAGCGGGCAGCCCAGGTTGTTGTCGTAATCCAGGTCAGCCGCCAGGCTGAGCATGGTTTCACGATCGTTGCTTGCGAGCGCTGCGTCCACCGCGGCAATGATCTCCGCTGCCGTCATCGTATAGTCGACGTCGGGGCTCGAAGCGTTCAGGAGCGCTGCCACAGCCGCACGGATCAGGATGGAGGCTGCGCCGTCGGCGCCGGGGCCACCCTTGTTGCTGAGGCTCTCCAGAAGCGTATTGGAAGCCAGTGTCGGGTACCCGCCGAGCGCGAACACGCTGCCGGCAAGCTGCGCCGGCGAATAACCGGTGGCGGCCCACGAGGCCTCGTGGTTCTTCCAGTATCCCGGTGTGCAGCCTTCCTCGCCCTCATCGGGCATGGCTTCGTTGTAGAACACGATTACGCGGCCCAGGTCGTTACCGGCGCGCGTCTGGATTCCGTCGACGCTGGTGAACGTCTGCATGGGTTGGCCGTTCCACCCGGCACCCGGATTGGATGCATTGAACGTATAGAGCTCGATCTTCGTCAGGGTCGCCGTGGCCGGAACGACCTCCGACACCGTGACCTGCACGAAGTTGCCGCTCATCGTCGGCGTGGACGCTACGAGCACGCAGGCGTCGGCATCCACCTGGAAGTTGGCACCGGTGTGGAGCGTGCCGTTGACCGTGGTGAAATTCGTTGCGGTGAAATCGAATGTCCCGGTGCCCGCATAGTCCTTACAGGCGTAGATCACGCCGGCGGCCGGCGTCATCGGCAACGTGACGGCGGACGGCTCGAAACTCTGTACAGCAGTGATTTCCGACGACTGCTCGCACCCTGCCATTACCGCCAGTGCGGCGACGGCAACGGCTGCCTTATACGACGTGAATGTTCTCATGCGACCTCCGGGGAGCGTGTGTTGAGGTATAACAATCCGGTACTTTCCGGGTCGAAGCGTCAGCACGAGAAGTACAAGATGCGGACCATGCACTGCGTGTATGCAAGCAGGTTGAGAGGGGGTCAGCGGAGCCCGGCTCCCGGCTGGTTCCGGACGGGTTCTGGCGGCCGATTCTCGTTCTCTCCCAAGGCTTCGAACACCTGTATTGGCGGATTGACGACGGGGTAGTCCAGTCGCGCGGCGGGGAGCCACGGAAACAGCGGCGGCGTTCTGAAGTAGACCGCTGGATGGAAACCGTAGCGAGCCTCCATCAAAGCGTTGAAAAGGGCCGACGGGAATGTGTGGCTGTGCTGCACGCCCGCGGGACTCGTATGGTCCGGAATGGCTATGACAAACCGCGGCCTGCGTTCCTGCCAGCCACTGAGTATCTCCTGCACCTTTGCCTCATCGACCTGCGCCGGCACGTACATGCCGTAGTATCCGGTCGCTCTGTCCGACACGACCTGCGCATCCAGTGGCGGCAGCTTCTGGCTGGGACCGAAGAACTCGACGCGGTCACCGGGCCGCGCCTGCTGCTCGAACCAGGCTGCGGCGGCAAAGCGCGAATCGTTGACCATCTGGTACGTGAGGTCCACGCCGCGCAGGAGCTGCACCAGCAGTATGACGACCGCGGCCGCGGACACGCCGTACCGGAACACCGGCCGCTTCGATCGTGATGCGCAGAGCACGGCATATCCGGCGAAACAGGCGAGCATGACGGCAGCAGGCAGCATGTAGCGCACCTGGGCAGCGCGCAGAGAGAGGAAGATCCACCCCAGGTAAGAGGCTATCGGGACGATCAGCAGAGCAGCCCGCTCCCGGCGCCAGCACGCGATGGCGACGCCTGCGGCGGCGAGCGCCAGACCACCCGGATTGAGGATCGATTGCAGATCGATGAGCAGCGCCCGCGCATAGGCGATGTGCTCGCCGAACGTGTAGCCGAAGGTCCGGACGGCGGCCGAACCCGCGTCGGAGACGGCGAGCTCATTGACCCTCCCCCCCAGATAGCGCAGGTGAGCCAGGTAACGGCCGGGTTCCACGAACAGGCCGCTGCCGGCTCCGAGGGCGAGGAACGAAGCGAGGAGCGCCTGGAGATGCGGCTTCCAGAACGCCATGCTGCCGACCGGCAGCTGCCGTTGCCGCCGCGACAGCTCGAACACCACCACCGGCATCGCGAGGAACGCGCCGAGTGCCGCTTCCTTCGTGGCGAGCGAGAGGCCCACGAAGATCCCCAGCGCGACTGCGCGCCGCACGGTGTATCCGCTTACGACCATGCGTGCGAATGCGGCGTATGCGAGCATCAGGAAGCACAGCATCGGAACGTCGACGTTACCCGTGCGCGCATAGTAGAACATGGGCGCCGCCGTCATGGCGAACAGCGCGGCCGCGACGCCGGCACGGCGTCCCCACGCGACACGTGCGGCATCGTACGTCGCCACGACCGCGGCTACGGCGAGGAGGGTGGTGACGAGATGAGCGATCAACCCGAGCACACGCAGCGACAGCACCGGATCGGACAGACCGAAGGGATACTCTCCGCCCGGGCTCTCCAGACCGTCCGTCACGGCGAGGTAGACCATGTAGGGCGCATACGCGACCAGGACGGTGAAGGGGTACAGCAGCGGGTATCCGAGATTGCGATCGGGCTTGGGATCGAGGATGTTGTGCAGTTCGGCCAGAGGACCCAGTGGCGTCTCGTCGTCGACGGCCCACGCGTCCACGCGCTCCGGCGCAGTCGCGTACGGAAGCCCCCAGCGAAGACCGGAGGCATACAGCACGAAGGCGACGCCCGCCAGCAGAAGAGCCGTACGCACCGGGGGCGAAAGGCGGCGGCTTCGGGCTGGCGACGCGACTACGGCCGACGCATCCCCGGACTCGGCAGATCGAGTGACCGAAACGGCCGTGGGCGTCAAGAACCCGACCCGGCAAGAGTGGCGGCTTCCGTGCGGCTCGCCGACGGTCGCGCGCCGCCCTCGACGGTGCGGTCCGGGGGTGCGGACAGCTCAGCGAGCAGCATCCCCGGGCCCTGCGCCAGGACCTGGTAACGCTGGAGGATCCACAGCTCACGCTGCACCATGAAGCCCTGCTTCAACACAACGCCCATGACGAAGAGGACGAGGGACAGCAGGATGAGCGAGACGCTCATGAGCGCCGTGTAGACCGACACTCTTCCGAGGGCGAACAGCACCACGGCACCAAGGAAGAACGCGACGCCGAATGCAAACGATCCGAGCGCCATGGCCCAGACGTAGCGGATCGGATTGGCAAAGAGACTGAACAGGCTGTGCGAGACGACGAGCTTCCCGACGGAAGACGAGCTCTTTCGCGCTACGCGGCGCCCGCTGTGCTTGTATTCCTTCCATTCGAGCAGCGTCGGGATCTCGCGGATCCTGAAGCCGAACGAGGTCGCCTTCAGGATGACTTCCAGGTGAAACTCCTTGCCGTCCTCGATCAGGGGCAGCGACTGAATGACCTCGCGTCGGTACGCGCGTGTCATGCCCGTATTCATGGTCACCGAGTCACCCATGCACGCGCGGATCACGCGGTTCCCGAACCGGCTGAAGAACACGCGTTTGGACGGCACGTTGCGATAGCCACCGCCCGGAAGGTGGGGACTCGCCACCACGATGTGGGCATCCGGCCAGGCATGCATGGCCTGGAGGAGACGGTGTACGATGTCGGTGCCCCAGGAAAGGTCGATCTCGGTCGTCACGATCACGTCACCGCGAGCCGCGGCGATGCCGGTGCGCAGCGCATGTCCCCGCCCGCGGTTGTGAGTGTAACCGAGCAGTCGCAGCTCAGGCCGGCGCGCGGCGATGGGCCGGACGACATCGCGCGACCCGTCGGTTGAGCCGTCGTCGACGACAATGAGCTCCCACGTGCAGTCCAGCGTGGCCAGCTGCTCGAGCAGCTGCAGGACGGCCTGCTCGATGATCCGCGCCTCGTTGTAGAACGGACATACGACCGAAAGGTGCAGAGGTGGTGACTCCCGTCGTGCGCTTGTCATGGTCGTCTCTCCCTGGGTGACCTACGCTCGATCCGCAGGCGGCGGAACTATGGCGCCCGATCTCCCGGCCGCGGGACCCTCGACACGCGACGGCACCCGGTCAGCGTAATGCAGCAAAGCGCCCGCGACAGCCGCCATGCCGCCCGTGAAATAGAACACGAGTTGCAGGGGAACGACCGCGAGCGCGAATCCCGCTCCTCTGGTACGCACGAGGAGGCGGTAGAACTGGTGCGTCAGGGCGACGATCAGCAGCACGCAGGCGCCGGCGATGACCATCGGGATTATCGAACCGGACCACAGCGTGGCGACCAGTGCCAGCGCGGCGAGCGCGACGAGCGCAGTGCACAACTTCTCCCGCGCGCGCAGATTCAGCGTGGCCGGCGTCTGCGTCGCGCCTTCACTCAGCAGCAGGCGCATCCACGGTACGCCGCGGTCGCGGAAGTCCGTGACGATCATGTTGCGCAGCGTCCATTGCTTGAGATGTGCGCACTGAATATCCGGCCGCAGCAGGATACGGTGGCCAGCACGACGGAGCCTTCGGCCCAGCTCGATATCCTCGATCTGCGGCCGGGGAAACTGCCGGGCGTCCATCAGGCCGATCTCCACAAGCACGTCGCGCCGCACCGCACCGCACCCGGCCCAGAACGTCTCCGCATCGCCCGCGTTGCACTGATGCACGTGATGGTGCAGCAGGTTTCGGAACTGCGAGATCACACCCGGGGCGACCGGATCTGCATCATAGGAGCCGAAGACTGCGGCGACATCAGGCTCCGTCAGGCACACCCGGGCGAAGCTGGCAAGGACATCCGGCTGCACGCACACATCGGCGTCGATGAATACGACGACCTCACCGCGGCACGCCTCGACGCCGCGGTTCCGGGCGAACGCCGGGCCTCGTGGATTTCCTTCGAGGCGTATGACCACGTCCGCGTACTCGGCGGCAATGTCCGGCGTGTCGTCTCCGCTCGCGTCATCTACCACGATCAGTTCCCACTCGGCGCGCGGAAGATCGCTGGCGCACAGTGCGGGAAGCGACTGCCGCAGGACCCGTTCGCCGCGATGTACCGGGACGACGACGGAGAGGTACGGACGGGGTGTATTCATCGATTCGTCACGGATTGAAACAGCTCACGACAACCACGAGCACGTGCCCGCGCCTGTAGGTACACACGCAGCCGCGGTGAGCCCCAGGCAGACAGCGACTCCTCGCTGCGCAGGTAGTACATATCCAGGCGCGGCAGGCGGAGCTGCTCGTCGCCAGGCCGCAGGAAGCGCATCTCCGTGGTGCACGCCATGGAATAGATGGCGCCGGCTGCGGCGGCTATGTCGGGGTTGTACGCACCGTACGGATAGGCCAGACAGGACGGCCGCACACCGGTCATGTGCTGAAGCTGATCCGCTGAGCGTTCCAGCTCGCCGCGGACATCCCCGGCACTCAGCCACGTCAGATGCGGGTGCGTGCACGTGTGCGACCCGAGCGTGACGCCGTCGGCAGCGAGTCGGGCAAGGGCATCGCCGTCGAGGAGAGGCAGGTGAGGGATGGAACGATCGGTCGCGCTCCAGGCGTTCGTCCCGCCCACATGTTCAGTCGGCACGAAGAGCGTTACGGGCAGGCCGTGGTCGTTGAGAAGCGGCCAGGCCAGCTCCGCGAAGTTGACGAAGGCGTCATCGAACGTGATCGCTACTGCGGACGAATCATCCGGCAGCATAAGCAGCTCATCCATGCCCACGACGCGCGGCCCCTTTGTGGTGAGGCATTCCACGTGTCTGCGGAACGCGGCCGGGTCCACGGAAATCGGCGAGCCGGAGCCGTCGATCGAGTGATAGGTCAGAATCGCTCTCATGCGACCACCTCGCGCAACGCGCCGAGGGTTGCGTGGGCACTCGTGTCCCAGCAGAGCGCCGCAGCGCGCGTGCGGGCGACAGCCCCGAATCTGCGGCGGCAGTCCTCGTCCCCGCTCAGACGCAGCAGGGCTGCGGTCAGAGCGTCCTCGTCGCCCGGCTGAATGAAGATTCCGCCCCCCTCCAGCAGCTGCGGGAGCGGACTCGCGGTAGTCGCGATCACGGGCGTCCCGCAGGCGGCCGCCTCGACCGCCGGGAGGCCGAAGCCTTCGGACTCCGATGGCAGCACCAGCGCTATTGCGCCCGAGTGGATGTGGCGCAGCTCGTCGTCGGGAATCCAGCCGGTCCAGTGCACGAGCTCACCCGTCCCGAGTTCCGCGACCGTGCGGCGGATGTGCTCGACTTCACCATGGAACACGTCCGCCGACGTGGTGCCGACGAGTAACAGATGAACAGGGTCCGCCGGGCGCTCCGCAACGAGGCGTGCGTGCGCACGCACGATGCGGTCGACCCTCTTGTGCGGATTGAATCCCCCCACATAGACATACCAGCGTGCGCCGTCGGGAAGACCGAGCCGCGTCGCGGCAGCCTGGACGTCCGCCCGTGAATCACTCGGCCGGTACCCCGCTGCGGGCGCTTCGACGGCGACCCGTATTCTGCCGGGTGCCAGGTGAAGTACCTCCTGGAGCTCGAGCGCAGCATAATCGGAGACCGTCAGGATGAGGTCGGCCTGCCACAGCGCCAGGCGCACCTTGAGGTTCCAGAAGAGCCGCGCGCGCCGGCCCGGAAGGGTCAATTCCGGGTAGCGCTCCGCGATGGCGTCGTGAATGGCCACCAGTGCCGGGATGCGTGGCGGCAGCGGAAAGTAGGTGTACACGGACGGCGAGAAGAAGACATCCGGTCGCTCACGCCAGACCGCTGCGCTGAAACGCAGCATGTCACCCGGGGAGCGGTATGTGTCGGCGGCCGCGGCGCGCGTGGGCGAGACACGCTGATCCACGCTCACCGCTCGAACGTTGGGCGCATCGAAGTCGATGTGGTCCTGTGCCTGTTCGTCCAGGAACAGCACGAATTCGTCATCCGGCGCCAGGGCGAACATGGCCTTCAGTAGCTCCCGCGTGAACCGGCCGTATCCGCGAGCATTGGCCAGACAGGCCGCGTCGACACCAATGCGCATCATTTGATCACGGCTACGCTGCCTCGACAGGTACGGCAGCTTCCGGCCGCGGCTCCGGTACGCGCATCTCCTCGTGATACTCGAAGTCCGTATTCACGGCCCAGACATCATGCCGCGCTCCCTGCATGTTCCAGATCGTCATCATCGCCGTGAGCATGCTGTGGTCCTGGTTGTTGTACTTGTGCATGCCGTTGCGGCCGATCGGATGGAGGTTCGCGATCGGGTCGATATACGAACGCACGGTGTCCAGGTGGTCACGATAGGCAGAGTCGTAGACCGGGTACGCCTTCGGCATGCGGACGACCGCGCCGTCGACGACATTCGCGCCGGAGGCCAGGCCGAGCTCCGCAAGCTCCTTCGTGGCGAGCGCAATCAGATCATCATCGCTGGTTTCCCAGAGACTGTCGCCTTCAAAGCAGAAATACTCCAGGCCCAGGCAGGTATGGCCGGCGTCAGGAACCATCGCCTGGCTCCAGTTATTGAAGTTCTGGATCCTGCCGACCTTCACCCCGGGCGTGTGAATGTAGATCCAGTTGTCCGGGAAGAGCTTTTCGCGGTCGAGCATGAGCGCGACAGTCAGGAAGTCCCGGTACTTCAATCCCTGGCCGGCAGCCTGAATGTCCGCGCGGGGGGCGGGCTCGAGGGCCGCCACCAGCTCGCGTACAGGCATGGTCGAAATGAAGTGGTCGCCCTCGATCCGCTGTACACCCTCGGGTGAACGCACCTTGACCGCGACGACGCGGCCAGCCTCGAGCTCGATGGACTCGACGCAGTGCCGCATGAGGACTTCACCGCCCATCTCCTCGATTCGGTCCCGGCACATCTCCCACATCTGTCCGGGTCCGTAGCGCGGATACTGGAATTCGTTGATCAGGGTCTTGATATCGGTCGATCGGCGGTTCACGGCTGCCGCCGACAGGATGGCCCGGTACAGCGACAGGTTCTGAATGCGCTGTGCAGCCCACTCCGCGCGTATCTCCGTGCAGGGCATCCCCCAGACCTTCTCTGTATATGTCTTGAAGAAGATCTCGTAGAGTCGCCGGCCGAAGCGGTTCACCACCCACTGCTCGAGATTGTCCTCCACCTCGCTCGGGCGCAGGTGCGCGCGGATGTAGCTCAGCACGATCAGGACGGCGTTCCAGAGCCCCAGACCTGAAAGGGCGTTGGCTGCCTTCAGCGGATAATCGAAGAAACGGTCATTGTAGTGGATGCGCGAGAGGCGCGGGACGGAGATGAACTCGCCGCCCAGAATCTCATGCCAGAGCTCCTCGACGGGACGGATCTTCGTGAAGAAGCGGTGGCCGCCGATGTCGAACCGGTATCCCTTGTACCGGACCGTTCGGGAGATGCCACCCACGACGTCGTCCGCCTCCAGCACCGTGACGGCCACACCCTGCTTTGCCAGCAGGTAGGCGGCCGTCAGACCGCCCGGGCCTCCGCCGATTACGACTACCCGGTCTCCGTCCTCCAATGGCGCGACGTCATGCCACGTCGGTGAGCCGTCTCCACTCATGTCCACGCGACTTTCTCAAGGGAATCGTCCATGATCGTTCGCACCCGGGTCCGTCCTGCGGCAACCGGGTGCATCAGGCATCGGGCCCTGGAAAATCCCGCCGCCCTCGTCCGCACCGCCTGACGCCGGCGACGAACCAGCGGGTGCCGATCGAGCTGGCGCAGCAGCGGACAGTGCTGAAACACGTGCTACGGTTGTGCTGATGCTGGTCGGGGCACCGTCCCAGGTCGCCCGGATGGAGCACCCGTCATGCCACCTTGCGGCCGCAAGTCCGGGTGAGATC from Longimicrobiales bacterium includes:
- a CDS encoding class I SAM-dependent methyltransferase; protein product: MQLDTCAVCGSTELRQWFSTTFGAIGRCDGCGQILRADSPTVDSMVLAHRTGRLHESAYATNSETATHDLSFVTRFVELAVANAPVRRVLDVGCSTGHCLARFEALGFDCVGIEPVAELREVARRRLDGVVIAAPIEEVELEPGSFGAVVLWDSIEHLVDPRAVLEKVKSWLCPGGLLGIATLNHDSLMYSIYHVLRRPLPAIAQGFGDRLYNPFHTYYFTMRSLARLVDDTGLSIEQHKGYEFPLSRLDASKVFKAGMRGLYAIQWLTGTQGEQYMFARKPPRAS
- a CDS encoding glycosyltransferase family 39 protein yields the protein MRTALLLAGVAFVLYASGLRWGLPYATAPERVDAWAVDDETPLGPLAELHNILDPKPDRNLGYPLLYPFTVLVAYAPYMVYLAVTDGLESPGGEYPFGLSDPVLSLRVLGLIAHLVTTLLAVAAVVATYDAARVAWGRRAGVAAALFAMTAAPMFYYARTGNVDVPMLCFLMLAYAAFARMVVSGYTVRRAVALGIFVGLSLATKEAALGAFLAMPVVVFELSRRQRQLPVGSMAFWKPHLQALLASFLALGAGSGLFVEPGRYLAHLRYLGGRVNELAVSDAGSAAVRTFGYTFGEHIAYARALLIDLQSILNPGGLALAAAGVAIACWRRERAALLIVPIASYLGWIFLSLRAAQVRYMLPAAVMLACFAGYAVLCASRSKRPVFRYGVSAAAVVILLVQLLRGVDLTYQMVNDSRFAAAAWFEQQARPGDRVEFFGPSQKLPPLDAQVVSDRATGYYGMYVPAQVDEAKVQEILSGWQERRPRFVIAIPDHTSPAGVQHSHTFPSALFNALMEARYGFHPAVYFRTPPLFPWLPAARLDYPVVNPPIQVFEALGENENRPPEPVRNQPGAGLR
- a CDS encoding glycosyltransferase family 2 protein, yielding MTSARRESPPLHLSVVCPFYNEARIIEQAVLQLLEQLATLDCTWELIVVDDGSTDGSRDVVRPIAARRPELRLLGYTHNRGRGHALRTGIAAARGDVIVTTEIDLSWGTDIVHRLLQAMHAWPDAHIVVASPHLPGGGYRNVPSKRVFFSRFGNRVIRACMGDSVTMNTGMTRAYRREVIQSLPLIEDGKEFHLEVILKATSFGFRIREIPTLLEWKEYKHSGRRVARKSSSSVGKLVVSHSLFSLFANPIRYVWAMALGSFAFGVAFFLGAVVLFALGRVSVYTALMSVSLILLSLVLFVMGVVLKQGFMVQRELWILQRYQVLAQGPGMLLAELSAPPDRTVEGGARPSASRTEAATLAGSGS
- a CDS encoding glycosyltransferase; the protein is MNTPRPYLSVVVPVHRGERVLRQSLPALCASDLPRAEWELIVVDDASGDDTPDIAAEYADVVIRLEGNPRGPAFARNRGVEACRGEVVVFIDADVCVQPDVLASFARVCLTEPDVAAVFGSYDADPVAPGVISQFRNLLHHHVHQCNAGDAETFWAGCGAVRRDVLVEIGLMDARQFPRPQIEDIELGRRLRRAGHRILLRPDIQCAHLKQWTLRNMIVTDFRDRGVPWMRLLLSEGATQTPATLNLRAREKLCTALVALAALALVATLWSGSIIPMVIAGACVLLIVALTHQFYRLLVRTRGAGFALAVVPLQLVFYFTGGMAAVAGALLHYADRVPSRVEGPAAGRSGAIVPPPADRA
- a CDS encoding polysaccharide deacetylase family protein, whose amino-acid sequence is MRAILTYHSIDGSGSPISVDPAAFRRHVECLTTKGPRVVGMDELLMLPDDSSAVAITFDDAFVNFAELAWPLLNDHGLPVTLFVPTEHVGGTNAWSATDRSIPHLPLLDGDALARLAADGVTLGSHTCTHPHLTWLSAGDVRGELERSADQLQHMTGVRPSCLAYPYGAYNPDIAAAAGAIYSMACTTEMRFLRPGDEQLRLPRLDMYYLRSEESLSAWGSPRLRVYLQARARARGCRELFQSVTNR
- a CDS encoding glycosyltransferase family 1 protein, with the protein product MMRIGVDAACLANARGYGRFTRELLKAMFALAPDDEFVLFLDEQAQDHIDFDAPNVRAVSVDQRVSPTRAAAADTYRSPGDMLRFSAAVWRERPDVFFSPSVYTYFPLPPRIPALVAIHDAIAERYPELTLPGRRARLFWNLKVRLALWQADLILTVSDYAALELQEVLHLAPGRIRVAVEAPAAGYRPSDSRADVQAAATRLGLPDGARWYVYVGGFNPHKRVDRIVRAHARLVAERPADPVHLLLVGTTSADVFHGEVEHIRRTVAELGTGELVHWTGWIPDDELRHIHSGAIALVLPSESEGFGLPAVEAAACGTPVIATTASPLPQLLEGGGIFIQPGDEDALTAALLRLSGDEDCRRRFGAVARTRAAALCWDTSAHATLGALREVVA
- a CDS encoding NAD(P)/FAD-dependent oxidoreductase, translated to MSGDGSPTWHDVAPLEDGDRVVVIGGGPGGLTAAYLLAKQGVAVTVLEADDVVGGISRTVRYKGYRFDIGGHRFFTKIRPVEELWHEILGGEFISVPRLSRIHYNDRFFDYPLKAANALSGLGLWNAVLIVLSYIRAHLRPSEVEDNLEQWVVNRFGRRLYEIFFKTYTEKVWGMPCTEIRAEWAAQRIQNLSLYRAILSAAAVNRRSTDIKTLINEFQYPRYGPGQMWEMCRDRIEEMGGEVLMRHCVESIELEAGRVVAVKVRSPEGVQRIEGDHFISTMPVRELVAALEPAPRADIQAAGQGLKYRDFLTVALMLDREKLFPDNWIYIHTPGVKVGRIQNFNNWSQAMVPDAGHTCLGLEYFCFEGDSLWETSDDDLIALATKELAELGLASGANVVDGAVVRMPKAYPVYDSAYRDHLDTVRSYIDPIANLHPIGRNGMHKYNNQDHSMLTAMMTIWNMQGARHDVWAVNTDFEYHEEMRVPEPRPEAAVPVEAA